The window GACCGGGTCCGCCTCGTACACCTCGGGGGTCTCCGCGGACCAGGTCGGTGGAACGTCCCCACCCGCGGTGACCCACGCGGCCTGCCGGGCGGCACCGTCGGCGACGTATTCACCGGGCGGCGGAACGACCACCGGCCTACCGAAGAGCGCGGGCGCGATGCGGCGGACCGCCTCACTCCGCGCCCCGCCACCGACCAGGACGATCCGGTCGGCCACCGCGCCGGACGCGGTGAGCGCGTCCAACCCGTCGGCGAGCGCGCACAGCATGCCCTCGACGGCGGCCCGGGCCAGGTGCGCCGGTGTCGACGTCTTGAGGGTGAGCCCGTGGATCGAGCCGGTGGCGTCCGGCCGGTTCGGGGTCCGCTCCCCCTCCAGGTAGGGCACCAGGACCAGACCGTCGGCACCGGCCGTGGTGCTCAGGGCCAGCTTCGACAGTTCGTCGTGGCCGACACCGAGCAGGGTGGCGGCCGCGTCGAGGACCCGAGCCGCGTTGAGCGTCACCACGATCGGCAGGAACCGGCCGGTGGTGTCGGCGAACCCGGCGACCGTGCCCGACGGGTCGTTCGGCGAGACCTCCGACGAGGCGAAGACCGTGCCGGACGTACCGATCGAGACGATCACGTCGCCGGGGGCCGCACCGGTGCCGAGGGCGGCCGCCGCGTTGTCCCCGGCGCCCGGGCCCAGCGGAGCACCGTTGGGCAGGTGACCGGCGATCCCGGTCGGGCCGAGCACCTCGGGCACGATCAGTGACCGGCCGAACCCGAGTTCCAGCAGATCGTGACGGTACTCATCGGTCTTGGCCGACCAGTAGAGCGTCCCGCTGGCGTCGCTGCGGTCGGTCTTCAGATCGCTGAGCGATGTGGATCCGGACAGCTTCCAGGTCAGCCAGTCGTGCGGCAGGCACACCGCGGCCACCCTCGCCGCGTTCGCCGGCTCATGACGGGCCAGCCAGCGCAGCTTCGTGAGGGTGAAGCTGGCGACCGGCACGATGCCGACCGCGTCCGCCCAGGCCGCGCCACCGCCCAGTTCGGTGATCAGGTCGGCGGCCGCACCGGCGCTGCGGGTGTCGTTCCACAGCAGTGCCGGCCGGACCACTTCACCGTTCTCGTCGAGCGCGACCATGCCGTGCTGCTGCCCGGCGATCGAGGCGGCGGCCACGTCGTCCAGGCCGCCGGCCTCCTCGATCGCCTGCTGGAGCGCGGCCCACCAGGCGTCCGGGTGAACCTCGGTGCCGTCCGGGTGGGCGGCCCGGCCCTGCCGGACCAGCTTGCCGGTCTCGGCATCGCGGATCACGACCTTGCACGACTGGGTCGAGCTGTCGATCCCGGCGACGAGCGCCATGATTAGCGCGCCCCGATGAGGTGCTCGATGGCGAGCTGGTTGAGCTTGACGAAGTGGTATCCCTGCGCGCCCGCGGCGTCGGCGTCGAAGTCCTCGAACGCGCTGCGGTCGGCGAGCAGGTCGCTGTAGCTCTCGCCCGGGTTCAGGGTGGGCACGCCCAGCTCGGCGACCTTCGCGGCGGCCAGCGCGGCCTGCACCTCGGGATCGGCGCGGAACGCCTTGGCCCGCTCCTTGAGCAGCAGGTACATCTTGATGTTGGCGCGGGCCGACTCCCAGACGCCGTCGAAGTCCTCGGTACGCGACGGCTTGTAGTCGAAGTGCCGCGGGCCCTCGTAGGCCGGTGCGCCGTCGACGCCGCCGTTCTCCAGCAGGTCGACCAGGGAGAACGCGCTGAGCAGGTCACCGTGGCCGAAGACCAGGTCCTGGTCGTACTTCGGGCCGTGCTGGCCGTTCAGGTCGATGTGGAACAGCTTGCCGTGCCACAGCGCCTGGGCGATGCCCTGGGTGAAGTTGAGCCCGGCCATCTGCTCGTGGCCGACCTCGGGGTTGATACCGAACAGCTCGGGGCGGTCCAGTTCCTGGGTGAACGCGATGGCGTGGCCGGCGGTCGGGAGCAGGATGTCGCCGCGGGGCTCGTTGGGCTTCGGCTCGATGGCGAAGCGGAAGCCGTAGCCACGGTCCTCGGAGTACTGCGCGAGCAGGTTGAGGGCCTCCCGGTAGCGGTCGAGAGCGGCCTGCACGTCCTTGGCCGAGTCGTACTCCGCGCCCTCGCGGCCACCCCACAGGACCAGGGTCTTGGCACCCAGCTCGGCGCCGAGGTCCATCTGGCGCAGCACCTTGCGCAGCGCGTAGCGGCGGACGTTGCGGTCGTTGCTGGTGAAGCCGCCGTCCTTGAACACCGGGTGGGTGAACAGGTTGGTGGTGACCATCGGAACGATCAGGCCGGTCTCGTCGAGCGCCTTCTTGAACCCGGCCACGATGCCGTCCCGGGTCTGCGCGTCGGCGCCGAACGGGACCAGGTCGTCGTCGTGGAACGTGATGCCGTAGGCGCCGACCTCGGCGAGCTTGTGGACCGCCTCGACCGGGTCGAGGGCCGGGCGGGTGGCGTCACCGAACGGGTCGCGGGCCTGCCAGCCGACGGTCCAGAGGCCGAAGGAGAACTTGTCGTCGCGTGTGGGCTGGACGGACACGGGTAACCTCCCGGAAATTGTTTAGTGGTTGAATTATTTGACCGCGGTATGGCACTGTCAAGGGCGTGTTGGCCGCCTCCACGACTCCGGTGCGCCAGGCGAGCGTGCGCGCCCATAATCTCGCGCTGGTTCTGCACACCGTGGCAAACAGCACATATCCGCCCTCCCGTGCAGCGGTCGCGGCAGCCACCGGGCTGACCCGTGCGACCGTTTCCGCCCTTGTCGACGACCTAGTGGCCGGAGGCCTGCTGGTCGAGGTCGATCCGCCACCGAGGACCGGCGCCGGGCGGCCCGCGGTGGGTCTCGCACTCACCTCCACCGGCCCGGCCGGGCTCGGACTGGAGATCAACGTCGACTACCTGGCCGCCTGCGTGGTCGACCTGACCGGCGCGGTCCGCCACCGTCACGTCGAACACGCCGACCAGCGGCCGGTCGACCCGGCCCAGGCGCTGGCCGCCCTCGGCCGGCTCGGCGCGGCCGCCCGGCTCGCCGCCGAGGCCGACGGTCTGACCGTCGCCGGAGCCGCCCTGGCGGTGCCCGGCCTGGTCGCCGACGGCCTGGTCCGGGTCGCCCCCAACCTGGGCTGGCAGGACGTGGACGCGGTCGCCGCCCTGCGCGCCGTCCCGGAGCTGGCCGACCTCCCGATCACGGTCGACAACGAGGCCAACCTGGCCGCTCTGGGCGAACTCCGGGTGACCGCCGACACCCCCGGCCTGCCCGACGCCACCTTCACCGCCGGCGCTCCCTCCTCCACCGGCCCCTCCCCCACCGACGTTCCCTCCTCCACCGGCGCCTCCCTCTCCTCCGTCAGCGCCTCCCCCTCTGACGCTTTCTCCTCCGCCGACCCGCCCTCCCCGATCGGCGACGGGGCCGATCTTCGGACGGGGCATTCGTTCCTGTACGTCTCCGGGGAGATCGGCATCGGCGCGGGGCTGGTGATCGACGGCGAGCTCTACCGCGGAGTGCGGGGCTGGAGCGGCGAGATCGGGCACGTCACCGTCTATCCCGACGGTCGGCCGTGCCGGTGCGGCGCCCGCGGATGCCTGGAGCAGTACGCCGGACAGGAAGCCCTGGCCCGGGACACGCAGCTGGCCGCCGCCGCGCTGGGTATCGCGCTGTCGGCCGTGGTCAACCTGCTCGACGTGCCGGTGATCGTGCTCGGTGGCGCCTACGCCCCGATCTTCGGCACGCTGCGCGACGGCATCGAGGCCGAGCTGCGACGCCGGGTGCTGACCGCGGGCCTCGCACCGGTCGCACTGCGCCCGGCGGCACTCGGGCCGGACGCGGCGATGCGGGGCGCGGCGGACACGATCATCCGGGTGGTACGCGAGGACCCGGCCGCCTGGCTACGCCGCTTCTCCGGGCCGTCACCCACCCGGTGACCCGCGGCTCGACCCACCCTGCGCCATCGGGTCGAGCCTCTGGTCGGGCACGCCGCGGCGCTCGGGCCGTGAACGGCGGGATGTTCGGCTCGGGTGGGGTACCCGGGACGTGCCTCCTGGTTGAGGTGAGGACGCGTGGCCGTACCGCTGCGGGGTTGAAAAAACGGCGACCACCGGCCCTCGGTGAGAGGGACGGTGGCCGCCGGGTGTGTCGTTCGTTTCCTAGATGACGCCGGTCCGCGAGCCGATGGCCTGCGCGAAGATGCTGGTGATCTTCGTGGGGTCCGGGGCCAGGAAGACGCCGCTGTTGCTGTTCGGGAGGGCGTCCCGCAGCATCTTCAGCTCGTCCACGCTGACCTTGTCGCCGATGCCGATGAGCACCAGGCGGATCGGCCTCTTCGGGTCCTGGGCCTTCTTGAGCGCGGCGACGACCTGGTCCTTGTCGAGGCCGGCGCTGTTCTCGTTGGCACCGTCGGTGAAGAGGATGACCGAGTTGATCTTCTGCGGCGAGTAGTTCTTCTTCACGTGGTTGTACGCGTCGAGAACCGTGTCGTAGAGACCGGTACCGCCGTCCTTGTTCGGGTCCAGCTGCGCGATCGAGTTCTGCAGCTTCTCTCGGCCGGTGGTCAGCGAGGTGATGCCGACCAGCTGCTTCCAGGGCCTGGAGCCGTTCTCGTTGGTGGAGAACCGCCACACGCCGACCGACCACTTGTTACTGAAGAGCGAGAGGCCCACGCTGGCGGCGGCCTGGGTGACCTGCGCCCGGGTCTTGCCGCCGGCGGTCGGCACCGCCTCGCCCATCGAGCCGGACGTGTCGAACACGGTGAGTGCCTGACCCGGCTTGGTGGTCGCGATCCAGCCACCGACCACGGCGCTCAGGTCGGCGCCGGTGAGAGCGGCCGACGCCGCGGTGCCCTCGGCCGACTTGGTGGCCGCGGGGGTGACCGCCGGGGACGCCTTGGGCGCACCCATCGGGGCCGGGAAGTTCGCGCCGTAGCTGCCGTCCGGCGCCCGCAGACCGGCCGCGGCCAGCGCGTTCTTGGCGACGGCGGACTGGAGCTGCTCGAGCAGGTCCTCGGCGGCGTTCTTCTTCTGCTCGTCGACCACCTGCGGCATGATCGTGTACGGATAGTCCAGCGGCGCCGGGCTCGGCTCCATGTAGATGGCACTGAGCGGGATGGCCGGGCGCTCCGCGTTGTAGGCGACCACGTCCTCCTCGGACAGTGGAGCCGCGCTCACCGTGTTGCTGCTCCCGATGTCGGCTTCCGACTTGGGGAACTTCGCGACCAGCTCCTCGCGCAGCACGGCCTTGTTGGTGTCCAGCGCGGTGAGCGCCCGCGACTTGGCCTTGAGGGCCTCGATCGGGTCGCCGCCGACCGCGCCGGAGGCCTGGCTGAGCGCCAGCAGGCTGGTCAGGCCGGACGCGTCCTGCGTCGGGTCCATGATGCCGACCTGGAGCGGCTCGTCGGTGGAGAAGTTCGTCAGCAGGTCGCCCCAGCCGATCGACTTGTTGGGCCAGCCGAAGTTCTTGGCGATCGGCTCCGGCATCGCCAGCACCAGCGGGCTCTGCGCGACCGACGTGGCGGTACGCGGCAGGAAGCCGGCCGCCTCGGTCTGAATACGGAGCAGCCAGGTGGAGGAGTCCGGAACCCAGACGTCCGGAACCTGCTTGGCGTCGGGGGCCGGGTTGAGGCCGATGAGGGCGACCGAGTGGTCGCGGGTGACCGCGCTCGCGATCGTCGCCGGAAGCTCGTCGGTGACGTCGACCGCGATGCAGGTGCCGTCGATTTCGGCACCCGCCTTGGTCCACTGATCGGCGACCGACTTGATGGCGGGCACGATCTCGGGAGCGGCGGCTACGTTCAGTCGCACGGATCCGGAGCATCCGGAGGCGGCGAACTGCTGATAGCCCAGGTACGTCCCCGCAATTACGACGACTATCGCCATCGCACCTCCGACGACGCCCGCTCCCTTTGAGTTGAAGTTTCTACGATGGCGGCCAGACACGCGCTCCATAGTGCGCATGTCCGAAGCTGAATGCCATATACGTTCGGACGAAAATTACTCAGATTGGCGCTTCCCGATCTAGAAAACACCCAGAGTGATGACGTCGTCTCGATGTGTATCAACTTTGACCTGCGACATGCCGGTTTTGAGATATTTTCGCAACCGACACGCCGCAATGTCCGAACTTCCCTATGATCTGATCATCGGCGGATTCCACCGGAGCAGGCAGGTCGGGGTCGGTTCACCGGTCGGTTCACCTTGGAGTCCCGGAATTCCGGTCTCCGGGT of the Actinoplanes sichuanensis genome contains:
- the xylB gene encoding xylulokinase, which codes for MALVAGIDSSTQSCKVVIRDAETGKLVRQGRAAHPDGTEVHPDAWWAALQQAIEEAGGLDDVAAASIAGQQHGMVALDENGEVVRPALLWNDTRSAGAAADLITELGGGAAWADAVGIVPVASFTLTKLRWLARHEPANAARVAAVCLPHDWLTWKLSGSTSLSDLKTDRSDASGTLYWSAKTDEYRHDLLELGFGRSLIVPEVLGPTGIAGHLPNGAPLGPGAGDNAAAALGTGAAPGDVIVSIGTSGTVFASSEVSPNDPSGTVAGFADTTGRFLPIVVTLNAARVLDAAATLLGVGHDELSKLALSTTAGADGLVLVPYLEGERTPNRPDATGSIHGLTLKTSTPAHLARAAVEGMLCALADGLDALTASGAVADRIVLVGGGARSEAVRRIAPALFGRPVVVPPPGEYVADGAARQAAWVTAGGDVPPTWSAETPEVYEADPVPSIREQYAAARG
- the xylA gene encoding xylose isomerase; translated protein: MSVQPTRDDKFSFGLWTVGWQARDPFGDATRPALDPVEAVHKLAEVGAYGITFHDDDLVPFGADAQTRDGIVAGFKKALDETGLIVPMVTTNLFTHPVFKDGGFTSNDRNVRRYALRKVLRQMDLGAELGAKTLVLWGGREGAEYDSAKDVQAALDRYREALNLLAQYSEDRGYGFRFAIEPKPNEPRGDILLPTAGHAIAFTQELDRPELFGINPEVGHEQMAGLNFTQGIAQALWHGKLFHIDLNGQHGPKYDQDLVFGHGDLLSAFSLVDLLENGGVDGAPAYEGPRHFDYKPSRTEDFDGVWESARANIKMYLLLKERAKAFRADPEVQAALAAAKVAELGVPTLNPGESYSDLLADRSAFEDFDADAAGAQGYHFVKLNQLAIEHLIGAR
- a CDS encoding ROK family transcriptional regulator → MLAASTTPVRQASVRAHNLALVLHTVANSTYPPSRAAVAAATGLTRATVSALVDDLVAGGLLVEVDPPPRTGAGRPAVGLALTSTGPAGLGLEINVDYLAACVVDLTGAVRHRHVEHADQRPVDPAQALAALGRLGAAARLAAEADGLTVAGAALAVPGLVADGLVRVAPNLGWQDVDAVAALRAVPELADLPITVDNEANLAALGELRVTADTPGLPDATFTAGAPSSTGPSPTDVPSSTGASLSSVSASPSDAFSSADPPSPIGDGADLRTGHSFLYVSGEIGIGAGLVIDGELYRGVRGWSGEIGHVTVYPDGRPCRCGARGCLEQYAGQEALARDTQLAAAALGIALSAVVNLLDVPVIVLGGAYAPIFGTLRDGIEAELRRRVLTAGLAPVALRPAALGPDAAMRGAADTIIRVVREDPAAWLRRFSGPSPTR
- a CDS encoding substrate-binding domain-containing protein, whose translation is MRLNVAAAPEIVPAIKSVADQWTKAGAEIDGTCIAVDVTDELPATIASAVTRDHSVALIGLNPAPDAKQVPDVWVPDSSTWLLRIQTEAAGFLPRTATSVAQSPLVLAMPEPIAKNFGWPNKSIGWGDLLTNFSTDEPLQVGIMDPTQDASGLTSLLALSQASGAVGGDPIEALKAKSRALTALDTNKAVLREELVAKFPKSEADIGSSNTVSAAPLSEEDVVAYNAERPAIPLSAIYMEPSPAPLDYPYTIMPQVVDEQKKNAAEDLLEQLQSAVAKNALAAAGLRAPDGSYGANFPAPMGAPKASPAVTPAATKSAEGTAASAALTGADLSAVVGGWIATTKPGQALTVFDTSGSMGEAVPTAGGKTRAQVTQAAASVGLSLFSNKWSVGVWRFSTNENGSRPWKQLVGITSLTTGREKLQNSIAQLDPNKDGGTGLYDTVLDAYNHVKKNYSPQKINSVILFTDGANENSAGLDKDQVVAALKKAQDPKRPIRLVLIGIGDKVSVDELKMLRDALPNSNSGVFLAPDPTKITSIFAQAIGSRTGVI